GCCCACCACGGATTTTTTGCAGCCGAGTTTTTCAAGCTTGACCATCATTCTCGGCAGCACGGCTTCGGTGGAGCAGGTGCCAAGGGTGATGAGAATTTCATCCTTGAAATAACGAAGAAATTGCATCAGCGGCATGCCCGACCATCGAGCAACCGTGCCCAGCACGACGACGATGAAAAACAAGGTGGTGATGTAGAGCGCGACCAGCAACTGGCCGAGCGACAGCAAGGTCCCAATCCCGTATTTGCCGATGGTGAAAGCCATGCCGGCACCGGCACCAATCGGCGCCAGGCGCATGACCATTGCGACGATCTTGAACAGGCCTTGCAGGAACAGATCGATGGTGTTGATCAGCGGCTTGCTGGTTTCGCCCATTTGAACCAGGGCAACCCCCATCAGCACCGAAAGCAGGATGACCTGAAGCATGACGCCATTGGAGAATGCGCCGACGAAGGTCTGCGGGATGATGTTGAGGAAGAACTCAACGGTGCCGCCTTGCTCACTCGCGACTTGGCTGTATTTGCTGATGGCGCTGCCATCCAGCGCGCCAGCGTTGATGTTCATGCCCACGCCTGGCTTCACGAGATTGACCACGATAAGGCCGATGACCAGGGCGATGGTCGAAAGAATCTCGAAATAGATCAGCGCCTTTACGCCAATCCGTCCGACTTCCTTGATGCTGCCCATCTTCGCGATACCGACAACCACCGTGCCGAAAATAATCGGCGCCAACAGCATCTTGATCAGTTTGATGAAACCGTCGGCAAAGGGCTGGAGCTTGGCGCCAATATTGGGCATGAAGTAACCGATTGCTGCACCGATCACGATACCGATCAGCACTTGCACATATAGCTGGCTGTACCAGCGGGACTGGGAGATTTCCACGGGAGCACCTCATTTTATTTTTGTGATGGGCATGTGGCTTGGCGTCGAGGGGACACCGGGTGCTGCGGCCTCTTTCAAAGAGACCGCAGATCGGCGCTAGTCAGCCTTCGCCCAACTCACGCATGACGGCATACAAGGCGGATTTGGCTTCAAAGCCGACACCGGGAATATCCGGCAGGCCGACATAGCCGTTTTCCACACGAATGCCGTCAGCGAAGCCGCCAAAAGGCTGGAACACGTCGGGATACGATTCGTTGCCGCCCAAGTGCAGGCCCGCGGCGATGTTCAGGGACATCTGGTGCCCGCCGTGAGGCACTACGCGGCGCGAAGACCAGCCCATTTCCTCCATCACTTTCAGGGTGCGCATGTACTCCACGAGTCCGTAGGACAGGGCGCAGTCAAACTGGAGATAGTCGCGATCAGGGCGCATGCCGCCGTGGCGCAGCAGGTTGCGGGCGTCCTGGTGGGAGAACAGGTTTTCCCCGGTGGCCATGGGCAATTCATAGTGATTGGCGAGCTCGGCCTGAAGCGCGTAGTCCAGCGGATCGCCGACTTCTTCGTACCAGAAGAGGTTGTATTTCTTGATGGCTTCGGCGTAAGCGATGCCTGTTTGAAGGTCGAAGCGACCATTGGCATCGACCGCCAGTCGACGACCGTCCCCAACCACTTCGAGTACCGCTTCGATGCGCCGGATATCTTCATCCAGCGGCACCGCACCGATCTTCATCTTGACCACGTCGTAGCCACGATCCAGGTAGCTCTGCATTTCTGCCTTGAGCTTGGTCTGATCCTTGCCAGGGTAGTAGTAGCCGCCCGCTGCGTAGACCCAGACCTTGTCATCTGCCTCGCCGTTACGGTAACGGTCCGCCAGCAGGCGATAGAGCGGTTTGCCTTCGATCTTGGCGACCGCATCCCACACGGCCATGTCGATGGTGCCCACTGCGACCGAGCGCTCGCCATGGCCGCCTGGCTTTTCGTTGGTCATCAGGGTTTTCCAGATGGCGAACGGATCCAGGTTGTTGTTTTCGTGGTCGACCAGCGTATCCGGGTCAGCTTCGGTGATACGCGCCAGGAAGCGATCACGCATCAGCGCGCCTTGACCGTAGCGGCCGTTGGAGTTGAAGCCGTAGCCGATGACCGGCTTGCCGTCGCGAATCACGTCGGTGATGACAGCGACAACCGAGCAGGTCATTTTCGAGAAATCGATATAGGCGTTGGCAATGGGCGAGGCGATGGAAACGGTTTTTTCACGAATGTCTACGATACGCATGGCGGGCTCCTCTTGTTGTTTGCAGCCCCACGTTATGCGTTGAGATGTCACCCGCCCAATGCTATTAATGCCGCACCCTATGCACAGGAGGCATGGCCCTTGGAACTGGTTTGGCTTGAAGACTTTTCAGCGCTTGCGGAGTACGGCAGCTTTGTTCGAGCGGCTGAGGCGCGGCACGTTACCCAGCCGGCATTCAGTCGCAGAGTTCGCTCGCTGGAGAGTTGGATGGGCGTGCAGTTGTTCGTCCGTACGCCTCAAGGCGCGACGCTGACGGACGCAGGGCGGCAAATTCTGCCCAGTGCCCAGGAGGCGGCCAGGCGCTTGTACAGAATCCGCAGCGAGGCTCAAGAGATCGCCGGAATGACAGCGAGGTCGCTGCAATTCGCGGCCACGCACTCGCTGTCATTTACGTTTTTTCCCAAGTGGCTTCGAAGCTCGGAGAACGGTGCGCCCATCGAGGCTGTGCAGCTGCATTCAGACAGCATGGCCGTCTGCGAGCAGATGCTGATTCATGGCCAGGTGCAGTTTCTGCTCTGCCATCGCCATCCCGACGTTCCGCCTCTGCTGGCCCCTGATCAGTTCGTCGGCAAGAAGGTCGGTGAAGACGTGCTCATCCCGCTAGCGAGTGCGTCCGCCCAATTCGGCACCTCGCCCGCGGCATTGCCCTACCTGGCCTACACCCACGAGTCTGGACTGGGACGTATCGTCGCCCATAGGCTGCGTGGTAAAGAAGATTACCTTCACCTCAAGCCCCTTTTCAGCAGCCACCTGGCAGCGGTGCTGATGTCCATGGCCCTGGAAAGCAAAGGCGTGGCCTGGTTACCCAAGAGCCTCACCGAACAAGAAATGCTCGACGGGCGCTTGGTCAGGGCGCTCGACGAAAGTTGGGACATACCGCTGGAAATTCATCTGACCCGTCCAACGGCACCGCTCAGTCAATCGGCCGAAGCATTCTGGGCCCGGGTGGGCACTTGAGGTTATTTGTAATGTTGTTCAAACACCGCCAATTGCTCGGGCTTGATCAACTGGAAGGGCACCCAGACGTCCGTTTCCACCGGTTCGCCCTTGATCATCTTGAGTGCTGATTGCACCGCGCTGGTCGCCTGGGCCTTGGGATCCTGGAAGACCGAGGCGACCAGCATCCCACGCTTGATCGCCGCCAGGCCGTCAGGCAAGCCGTCGATGCCGACAATCGCGACCTCGCCCTTGGCTTTGCCAGCCTGCTGCAAGGCCATGGCCGCACCAATGGCCATTTCGTCGTTGTTGGCGACGATGGCATCGAAACGACTGCCCGCCAGTAGCCAGTTGCTGGTCAAGTCCATGCCTTTGTTACGTTGCCATTCGGCGCTTTGCTGCTCGACGATCTTGATGCCGGGAAAATCCTTGAGCACCTGTTTGACCCCTTCGGTACGGTCGTGGGTGGCGTTTTGCGCCAGGTCACCCATGATGATTGCGAGGTTGCCCTTGCCACCGAGCCTTTCGGCCAAGTAGCGCATTTGCAACTGCCCGGCCTCAATGTCATTGGAGGCCACGGTGACGACGCCTTTGGGCAAAGTGCGCTCGTCCGGGTGACGGTTGACGTAGACCAGCGGCGTCTTCGCTTCGACCGCGGCGCGGGTGATGTTGGCGGTGGCGGAGGTGTCCACCGGCAGGACAATAACGGCGTCGACTTTTTGATTGATAAAACCCTGGACCTGATTGAGCTGGCGTACCACGTCGCCCTGGGCGTCCTCGAACTGGATCTGCACGTTTTCCTTTTTCGCGGCCTCATCCAGGCCGTTACGCACGTAGGTCATGAAGTTGTCGTCGACCCTGGCGATGCTGACGCCGATGCGATAGTCGGCGGCGGCCCATTGGCTGAAGAGCGATAGCAGGGTGGCGAAAAGCAGTGTGCAACGACGCATGATGGTTTTCCTTTTGTTGTTATGGGCTGAAACGTCATCAAGAGCAGAAATTTGCCGCGTGTGCTGATTACATGCGGGCCTCATCCATCAAGCGTGAAGGCCTGCCTGAAGCGCTCAAGCGCGACCTCGCTGTCACCGCTGGCCCAGCCTTCGAGGCCGACGACACCGCTGTATCCCATGCCAAACAAGGTCCTGGCAATGGCGGGGTAATGGATTTCGCCAGTGCCGGGTTCCATGCGACCCGGGACGTCGGCGACCTGGATTTCGCCGATGGCGCTGCCGGCGCGCTGGATCAGTTCGATCAGGTTTCCTTCGCCGATCTGTGCGTGATAGAGGTCCAGGTTCATCTTCAGGTGCGGGCTGCCCACAGCCTCGATCAGCGCCAGGGTCTCGTCAGCGCGGGCGAACGGTGTGCCGGGGTGGTCGACTTCGGTGTTGAGGTTTTCCAGCAGGAAGACCCGACCCGCGTCTTCGCCCAGGCGGGCGATTTTTTCCAGCGTCTTGCAGGCGTTCAACCACATGCGGCCGGTGGTCTGGATCACCGGTTTGACCGGCAGGCCTTGACCATCCAGGCCGGTGCCATGCAGGTTCAGGCTTGGGCAACCCAATTGAGCGGCGATGGCCAAGGATTCCTTGGCGCTGTCGAGCAGTTGCCGGATGCCCTCGGGATCGATCAGGTTGCCCTCGATGTAGCCGGTCATGGAGGTGAAATCCGCGCCGGTCGCCACCAGGGCCTGGATGTCTTTGCTCGTCCAGTTCCATATCTCGACGCTGAAGCCCAGGCCGTGGATGCGCTTGACCCGTTCGACGAAGGGCAGGTCGAGGAAGACCATCTCGGCGCTGATCGCCAGCTTGAACGGTGTGAAACTCATGAGAGCGCTCCTTGCACACGCACCGTTTTGCCTTGTTGGAAGGACTCGATACAGGCACGGGCAATCGCCAATGCCGCTCGCGCGTCTTCACCGCTGGCCAATGGTTTTTCACCACTGCGAACGCAATGGACAAAGTGGTTGAGCTCGGCCACATAGGCATCCCGCAGCAAGTCAGTGTCCATGCGCTGGGTGTCGGCCTGGACGCCATTGGCCAGGTACCGCAGCAAATCAGAGTCGTTGACGTTGCCCATGGTCAACATGCCCGCGCTGCCGAACACTTCGCCACGAACATCGTAGCCATACACGGCCTGGAAATTGGCCTCGGCCGTGGCGATGGCGCCGTTGTCGAAACGGATCGTGACCACGGCGGTATCAAGAAAGCCCTTGTCCTTGTAGGCGGGTGCGATCAGGGCGTCGGCCATGACAAATACTTCAACCGCCTCGGCGCCCGGATTCAGGTAGCGCAGGGTGTCGAAGTCGTGGATCAGGGTTTCCAGGAAGATCACCCATTGCGGCGACGCCGCCGGATTGTTCAGCGCCGGGTCGCGGGTCAGCGAGCGCAGCAGTTGTGGCGTGCCGATCCGACCGTCAACCACGTCCAGATGAGCGGTGCGGAAGCTCCTGGCAAAGCGCCGGTTGAAGCCGACTTGCAGCGTCACCCGTGCATCGGCAGCGGCGGCGATGGCGCGGTCCGCTTCGTCCAGGGTGATGGCCATCGGTTTTTCACAGAACACACTTTTGCCAGCCCGGGCTGCACTGATCACCAGTTCAGCGTGGCTGCGCGCCGGGGCGGCAATCAGCACGGCGTCGATGTCCGGGTCATCAAGCAGTTGCTGTGGATCGGTATAGATCTTTTGTACACCCAACTCTGCCGCCAGGCGCGCGGCTTGGCCGGAGGTAGGGTCGGTGATGGCGGCGAGGCACGCGCCGTGAATGTGCCGGGCGGCGGTCAAACCGTGAAAACTGCCCATGCGGCCGGCACCGATGAGGCCCAGGCGAAGTGGGTTGGATGTGCTCATGAACTTGACTCCCTTAATTGTTTTTACGACTCGGCGGTATGAATGTCCTCGTCTGTCCAGGCAAGGAGCAAGCGCTGTGCCAATAATTAAGTATTTGAAACACAAGAGGATTTACGGTGATCGCGCTTGAGTCGATGTTCATTTGCATGACATGTCTATACTGACATGTCGAAATTATGGACATGGAGCCGGACAATGAACGATCAGCCCGCAGCATTGACCGCCGAAGACCGCGATTACCTCACCGCGCTTGGCCCAGCGTCCTTGAACGAGGGGCCAAGCACTGCGCTGGATGAGGCCTGGCGCGCGTGCCTGGCGGGTGAGATTCATCGGCCCGGCGGGATCAGGCGAGTGATTTGGGAGTCCTGGTTGCGCAGCGTCGGTGCCGGCCTGGATCCGGAAGACGGCGAGTATCGTTTTGTCGCGCCCGCCGCCCTGACCGCGACACTGGCCGCCAACCGGCTGCTGATCGCCGCGGCGGCGCAAGTCATGCGTGGTTTGCTTGCCTACAACCCCAGGGGGCATATCAACCTGACCGATGCCGAAGGCACCACGTTGTACTTCTGTGGCCTGGACCTCACTCCCATAGGCAGCCGACTGTTGGAATCAGTGCAGGGCACCAATTGCACCGGGCTGGCGATCCTCGAAGACCGTTTGGTCTACGTGCTGGCCGAGGAAAACTTCGGGCTTGGCCTGCGTCAGCGCCGCATGCATTGCGCCGCTGCGCCCATCCGCGATGCCCAGGGCCGGACGCTGGGTATGTTGACGTTGACGGCGGAGCCAGGCTGGTTTCATTTCCATACGCTGGGCACCGTCCAGGCCGCGGCCGAGGCGGTCTCCAGGCAAATGGCGCTGCAAGCCTTGCTGGAAGAACAACAAACAGTCCTCGAGGTACTCAACGAGGGCTTGGTGGTTTTGGATGAGCAAGGCCGCATCAAGGCGCTCAATCATTACGCCCGACAGCTGTTTCGCGTGGGCCATGACTTGCTCGGCAGCCCGTTCGAGAGTCTGGGCAAGAGTGAGTTGACCGATGCAGTCCTGCTCGCAAGCGGGGAGACGGTGCGAGACTTGGATTGCACCTTTGAACTGCATGACCGCAGCCATCTGGCCTGCCTGGTATCGGTCTGCCCGCTGGAGCAAGGCGGGCGGATCGTTTCGTTGCGCGAGAATCGACGCATTCGGGAAATCACCCGGCGGATCATCGGCACCCAGGCCAGCTACACCTTTGAAACCATCCTCGGCCGTTCCCGGGCAATTCAAGATGCGATGCACCTGGCGCGGATTGCCAGCCGCAGTGATTCGACCACGCTGATCCTCGGCGAGAGCGGCACGGGCAAGGAGCTGTTCGCCCAGGCCATCCATAATGCCAGCGACCGTTGTGGCGGTCCTTTCGTGGCGGTGAACTGCGGCGCAATTCCCCGTGACCTGGTCCAGAGCGAACTGTTCGGCCATGTCGAAGGTGCATTCACCGGATCGGCTCGCGGTGGGTCGGCGGGCAAATTCGAATTGGCCGATGGCGGGACGATCTTTCTCGACGAAATCGGCGACATGTCTTTTGATGCGCAGGTCAGCTTGCTGCGTGTCCTGCAGGAAGGCGAGGTGACACGGGTGGGGGCGAAAAAATCGCTGCGGGTCAATGTGCGCATCATCGCCGCCACCCACCGCAACCTCAGCCAAGCGGTGGCCGAGGGTGCTTTTCGCGAGGACCTTTACTACCGCCTCAACGTACTGAACCTGACGGTGCCGCCACTGCGGATGCGCCGCGACGATGTGCCGTTGCTGGCGCGGCATTTTCTCGCCCGTTGTGCCCGGTCGCTACGCAAGTCGATGCACGACCTCTCTTCGGAAGCGCTGGACATGCTCAGCAGCTATCACTGGCCGGGCAATGTCCGTGAGCTGGAAAACGTCATTGAGCGGGCGACCAACCTGGCGATGAGCGAACTGATCCTGCCGGGCGATCTTACGCTGGAGATCAGGCAGCGAGGGCGGCCATCGACGGCGTGGGGCAGCGTCCCTGAGCCTCGGGCGGCTGCGGACCTCGGCACCCATGAAATGAACGCAATCATCGCCGCTCTGAAGGACACCCGCGGGAACATCCGCCTGGCGGCTCAGCGGTTGAATGTGTCACGTGGCGGGCTGTACAACAAAATGAGTCGATTCGGATTGAAGGTTGATGCGTTCCGTTCAAAGTCAGACTGAACGTCATCCAGATTGCTCGATTCCTCGCGCAACCCGTTTGACCGCGGGAACTTACCTGACGCCGGGGACCGACGGGAGCAGGAATTCAAGCGCCTCGTCAACTAACCGCTCCGGCACCTGCTCTGCAATGTAATGCCCTGACGGCAACGCTTTTCCTCGCACGTCAGTCGCCACTTTTTGCCATTCGCCGAGCGGATCGAAGCAATGGCCCACGGCGCCGTCAGCCCCCCATAACGCAAGCAATGGCGTTGAAAGTTTCTTCCCGGCTTGCAGATCGCTCTTGTCATGCTCCAAATCGATACTGGCACTGGCTCGGTAATCTTCACACACACCATGGGCGGCGCCAGGAAGTGCCAGGCATCGCAGATATTCAGCGAACGCTGAGTCGGTAAAAGGCGCCATGCCAGCGCTGCGAGCGCCCATGACGCTGCGCAGATACAGCTCTGGATCAGCCTCGATGAGCGTCTCGGGGAAGGGCGCGGGGCGAATCAAGAAAAACCAGTGCCAATAGGCCCGGGCGAAAGCTTCGTTGGTCTGTTCATACATCGCCAGCGTTGGAGCGATATCCAGGGTGATCAACCGCTTCACTGCGTCTGGATGGTCCATCGCCATGCGAAAGGCCACCCGAGCACCTCTGTCGTGAGCCATTACGTCGAACTTTACGAATCCCAGTTCGCGCATGAGACCCAACCCGTCCAGGGCCATCTGCCGCTTGGAGTAGGTGAGGTGCTCGGCGTCGCTTGCCGGTTTGTCGCTATCGCCGTAGCCGCGAAGATCCGCCGCGACCACGGTGAAATACTTCGCCAGGGGCTCGGCGACCTTGTGCCAGATGACGTGAGTCTGCGGGTGCCCGTGAAGCAGTAGCAAGCCATGGCCGCTTCCACCTTTGCGGTAGTTGACGGTTATACCGTTGACTTGGCATCGGCCCGATTCAAATGAGGCAAACATCGCTTGGCGCTCCTTCTGATTGTTGCGCCTATTTTAGAGCGAACGATCCTTCCTGCCAGGGCGCGGCGTGTGAGCGCTTTCTTCACGGATCGTGTGCAACCGCGCAGGGGGTGTGGCAGGCGTGGCACAGCTGTCCCGGCAAATGCGACAACTGTCGCATGCCGATGCAACCCGTAACCTGGCTTGAAAGCCCCGTAAAACGGGACCTGCGACGATTTTTAAAACGGTGGCATGGGGGTTGCTCCTCTTCTGGTGCGCAGCGCAATGGCTTCGCTACTAATAAGAATCAGGAGTTCCCCCATGACACAGATTGGCCTCGCCGTGCCTACTGCTTCTCGGAGCGCGCCCCTTCGTGTTCCGCTCAAGACGCTATTTGTCGTGCTGGCGCTGACTCTCAATGCCGCGCCGGGCTGGGCCCAGGACATGCCAGCGAATGTCGACGGCAAGCGCATCATCGCCGCCGATCAGGAGCCCGGTAACTGGATGAGCACCGGCCGCACCTACGACGAGCAGCGCTACAGCCCATTGAAGAAAATCAGCGACCAGAACGTCGGCCAGCTGGGGCTCGCCTGGAGCTACAAGCTGGACCTGGATCGGGGCGTCGAAGCCACGCCTATCGTGGTCGACGGCGTGATGTACACCACCGGTCCGTTCTCCGTGGTCTACGCCCTGGACGCACGCGACGGCAAGCTGATCTGGAAGTACGACCCCAAGTCCGACCGCAACCGCGCCGGCGAGGCGTGCTGCGATGCGGTCAACCGTGGCGTCGCGGTGTGGAAGGGCAAGGTCTACGTGGGTGTGCTCGATGGTCGCCTGGAGGCCATCGATGCGAAGACCGGCCAGCGCGCCTGGTCGGTGGACACCCGGGCCGATCACACGCGCAGCTACACCATCACCGGTGCCCCTCGCGTGGTCAACGGCAAAGTGGTGATCGGCAACGGTGGTGCCGAGTTCGGCGTACGCGGTTATGTCACCGCCTACGACGCCGAAACCGGCAAGCAGGCCTGGCGTTTCTTCACGGTGCCGGGTGACCCCAAGCTGCCGCCGGAAGACAAGGCCATGGCCATCGCCGCCAAGACCTGGCACGGCGATGCCTACGTTGCTCAAGGCGGTGGCGGCACGGCCTGGGACTCCTTCGCCTTCGACCCGGATCTGAATCTGCTGTACATCGGCGTTGGCAACGGTTCGCTGTGGGACCCGAAATGGCGCAGCCAGGCCAAGGGCGACAACCTGTTCCTGTCCTCGATTGTCGCGGTCAATGCCGACACGGGCGAGTACGCCTGGCACTACCAGACCACGCCCGGAGACGCCTGGGACTACACCGCCACCCAGCACATGATCCTGGCGGACCTGCCGATCGATGGAAAGCCGCGCAAGGTGCTGATGCAGGCGCCGAAAAACGGGTTTTTCTACGTGATCGACCGCGCCACGGGTGAGCTGCTGTCGGCCAAGGGCATCGTTCCGCAAAGCTGGACCAAGGGCATGGACATGAAGACCGGGCGGCCCATCGTCGATGACGAGAACGCCGCGTACTGGAAGGACGGCAAGCGCAAGTTGGTCACGCCCGCGTTCTGGGGCGCCCACGACTGGCAGCCGATGTCCTACAACCCGAACACCGGCCTGGTGTACATCCCGGCGCACATCATGTCCGCCTATTACGAACACATCCCCGAGGCGCCCAAGCGCAACCCGTTCAAGAGCATGTACCAACTGGGCCTGCGCACCGGGATGATGCCCGAGGACGCCGATGGGTTGCTGGAAATGGCCAAGGGCTGGTCGGGCAAACTCATCGCCTGGGACCCGGTCAAGCAGCAACCGGCCTGGGAAGTGCCCTACGTGACGATCTTCAACGGCGGCACCTTGAGCACCGCCGGCAACCTGGTGTTCGAGGGCAGCGCCGATGGCCGGGTAATCGCCTATGCCGCCGATACCGGCAAGAAACTCTGGGAGCAGCCAGCGGCCAGTGGTGTCATGGCTGCGCCGATTACCTACAGCGTGGATGGTGAGCAATACGTCACCTTCATGGCCGGTTGGGGCGGTGCCTTCTCGACGTTCGCGGGTGCCTTGTCCTTGCGCGCCGGGGTCCGGCCGTTTTCCCAGGTGTTGACCTACAAACTGGGCGGCACCGCCAAGCTCAACGAGCCGGCACCGCTTGCCGACACCCCGAAACCGCCGCCATTGACCGGTGACACCGCCGCGGTGGACGCCGGCGGCAAACTTTATGACGGCTATTGCTCGCAGTGCCACGGCATCCATGCGGTCAGCGGCGGCGTGCTGCCGGACCTGCGCAAGCTGACGCCGGAAAAACACCAGATGTTCCTCGGCATTCTCTTCGGTGGCCGAGTGCCCGACGGCATGCCGTCCTTTGCCGACGCCTTCACGCCGGCACAGGTGGAGCAGATTCATCAATACCTGATCAAGCGCGCCCACGACCTGCAGCAGGAAGGCGGCGTCTGGAAAACCTTTAGCGCCAAATGAACGCCCGCGATGCAGGGGGGCGGGGCGCCCCTGCATCGTTTTCGACACCGTCCGCGAGAGCAAGCACATGAACGAAATCATCGATTACCAGAACTTCATCGCCAACGCCTTCGTTCCTGGCGACCCCAGCATCGAAGTGCGCAACCCGGCCAACGACCGACTGTTGGCGCGGGTGCCCGAAGCCAGTGGCGAGCACGTTGAAGCGGCTATTTCCGCGGCGCGCAAGGCGCAGAGAAGCTGGGCGGCCCGACCGGCCATCGAACGCGCCGGCTACCTGCGCAAGATCGCCAGCAAAGTGCGCGACAACGCCGAACGACTCGCCCACATCATTACCGCCGAGCAAGGCAAGGTGCTGGGGCTGGCGCGGGTGGAGGTCAACTTCACCGCCGATTACCTGGATTACATGGCCGAATGGGCACGGCGTCTCGAAGGTGAGGTGCTGACCAGCGACCGCGTCGGCGAAAGCATCTTCCTGCTGCGCAAACCCCTGGGTGTGGTGGCCGGTATCTTGCCGTG
The Pseudomonas marvdashtae genome window above contains:
- the dctA gene encoding C4-dicarboxylate transporter DctA — translated: MEISQSRWYSQLYVQVLIGIVIGAAIGYFMPNIGAKLQPFADGFIKLIKMLLAPIIFGTVVVGIAKMGSIKEVGRIGVKALIYFEILSTIALVIGLIVVNLVKPGVGMNINAGALDGSAISKYSQVASEQGGTVEFFLNIIPQTFVGAFSNGVMLQVILLSVLMGVALVQMGETSKPLINTIDLFLQGLFKIVAMVMRLAPIGAGAGMAFTIGKYGIGTLLSLGQLLVALYITTLFFIVVVLGTVARWSGMPLMQFLRYFKDEILITLGTCSTEAVLPRMMVKLEKLGCKKSVVGMVLPTGYTFNADGTCIYLTMAAIFIAQATNTPLTFVDQMILLGVFLLTSKGSAGVAGAGFVTLAATLTTIHSIPLVGLVLLLGIDRFLNEARAVTNLIGNGIGTIAIAKWDNSFDVEACEREIAAMKHDKAARKALLAQK
- a CDS encoding mandelate racemase/muconate lactonizing enzyme family protein → MRIVDIREKTVSIASPIANAYIDFSKMTCSVVAVITDVIRDGKPVIGYGFNSNGRYGQGALMRDRFLARITEADPDTLVDHENNNLDPFAIWKTLMTNEKPGGHGERSVAVGTIDMAVWDAVAKIEGKPLYRLLADRYRNGEADDKVWVYAAGGYYYPGKDQTKLKAEMQSYLDRGYDVVKMKIGAVPLDEDIRRIEAVLEVVGDGRRLAVDANGRFDLQTGIAYAEAIKKYNLFWYEEVGDPLDYALQAELANHYELPMATGENLFSHQDARNLLRHGGMRPDRDYLQFDCALSYGLVEYMRTLKVMEEMGWSSRRVVPHGGHQMSLNIAAGLHLGGNESYPDVFQPFGGFADGIRVENGYVGLPDIPGVGFEAKSALYAVMRELGEG
- a CDS encoding LysR family transcriptional regulator, encoding MELVWLEDFSALAEYGSFVRAAEARHVTQPAFSRRVRSLESWMGVQLFVRTPQGATLTDAGRQILPSAQEAARRLYRIRSEAQEIAGMTARSLQFAATHSLSFTFFPKWLRSSENGAPIEAVQLHSDSMAVCEQMLIHGQVQFLLCHRHPDVPPLLAPDQFVGKKVGEDVLIPLASASAQFGTSPAALPYLAYTHESGLGRIVAHRLRGKEDYLHLKPLFSSHLAAVLMSMALESKGVAWLPKSLTEQEMLDGRLVRALDESWDIPLEIHLTRPTAPLSQSAEAFWARVGT
- a CDS encoding sugar ABC transporter substrate-binding protein translates to MRRCTLLFATLLSLFSQWAAADYRIGVSIARVDDNFMTYVRNGLDEAAKKENVQIQFEDAQGDVVRQLNQVQGFINQKVDAVIVLPVDTSATANITRAAVEAKTPLVYVNRHPDERTLPKGVVTVASNDIEAGQLQMRYLAERLGGKGNLAIIMGDLAQNATHDRTEGVKQVLKDFPGIKIVEQQSAEWQRNKGMDLTSNWLLAGSRFDAIVANNDEMAIGAAMALQQAGKAKGEVAIVGIDGLPDGLAAIKRGMLVASVFQDPKAQATSAVQSALKMIKGEPVETDVWVPFQLIKPEQLAVFEQHYK
- a CDS encoding TIM barrel protein codes for the protein MSFTPFKLAISAEMVFLDLPFVERVKRIHGLGFSVEIWNWTSKDIQALVATGADFTSMTGYIEGNLIDPEGIRQLLDSAKESLAIAAQLGCPSLNLHGTGLDGQGLPVKPVIQTTGRMWLNACKTLEKIARLGEDAGRVFLLENLNTEVDHPGTPFARADETLALIEAVGSPHLKMNLDLYHAQIGEGNLIELIQRAGSAIGEIQVADVPGRMEPGTGEIHYPAIARTLFGMGYSGVVGLEGWASGDSEVALERFRQAFTLDG
- a CDS encoding Gfo/Idh/MocA family oxidoreductase; protein product: MSTSNPLRLGLIGAGRMGSFHGLTAARHIHGACLAAITDPTSGQAARLAAELGVQKIYTDPQQLLDDPDIDAVLIAAPARSHAELVISAARAGKSVFCEKPMAITLDEADRAIAAAADARVTLQVGFNRRFARSFRTAHLDVVDGRIGTPQLLRSLTRDPALNNPAASPQWVIFLETLIHDFDTLRYLNPGAEAVEVFVMADALIAPAYKDKGFLDTAVVTIRFDNGAIATAEANFQAVYGYDVRGEVFGSAGMLTMGNVNDSDLLRYLANGVQADTQRMDTDLLRDAYVAELNHFVHCVRSGEKPLASGEDARAALAIARACIESFQQGKTVRVQGALS
- a CDS encoding sigma-54 interaction domain-containing protein; translation: MNDQPAALTAEDRDYLTALGPASLNEGPSTALDEAWRACLAGEIHRPGGIRRVIWESWLRSVGAGLDPEDGEYRFVAPAALTATLAANRLLIAAAAQVMRGLLAYNPRGHINLTDAEGTTLYFCGLDLTPIGSRLLESVQGTNCTGLAILEDRLVYVLAEENFGLGLRQRRMHCAAAPIRDAQGRTLGMLTLTAEPGWFHFHTLGTVQAAAEAVSRQMALQALLEEQQTVLEVLNEGLVVLDEQGRIKALNHYARQLFRVGHDLLGSPFESLGKSELTDAVLLASGETVRDLDCTFELHDRSHLACLVSVCPLEQGGRIVSLRENRRIREITRRIIGTQASYTFETILGRSRAIQDAMHLARIASRSDSTTLILGESGTGKELFAQAIHNASDRCGGPFVAVNCGAIPRDLVQSELFGHVEGAFTGSARGGSAGKFELADGGTIFLDEIGDMSFDAQVSLLRVLQEGEVTRVGAKKSLRVNVRIIAATHRNLSQAVAEGAFREDLYYRLNVLNLTVPPLRMRRDDVPLLARHFLARCARSLRKSMHDLSSEALDMLSSYHWPGNVRELENVIERATNLAMSELILPGDLTLEIRQRGRPSTAWGSVPEPRAAADLGTHEMNAIIAALKDTRGNIRLAAQRLNVSRGGLYNKMSRFGLKVDAFRSKSD
- a CDS encoding alpha/beta fold hydrolase: MFASFESGRCQVNGITVNYRKGGSGHGLLLLHGHPQTHVIWHKVAEPLAKYFTVVAADLRGYGDSDKPASDAEHLTYSKRQMALDGLGLMRELGFVKFDVMAHDRGARVAFRMAMDHPDAVKRLITLDIAPTLAMYEQTNEAFARAYWHWFFLIRPAPFPETLIEADPELYLRSVMGARSAGMAPFTDSAFAEYLRCLALPGAAHGVCEDYRASASIDLEHDKSDLQAGKKLSTPLLALWGADGAVGHCFDPLGEWQKVATDVRGKALPSGHYIAEQVPERLVDEALEFLLPSVPGVR